The Rhizophagus irregularis chromosome 27, complete sequence DNA window acctttttatgtatatttcagGATCCTGCAGTGTTCCTATTGATAAACTTCTACAAATGAGAGctgaattacaaaaaattcttcaagtATATGAATTGAAAGATATCTGAAACTGCAATAAAACTGCTCTTTTTTGGTATTTAAAACTATCCAAAATAATAGCATACGATGTTGTATTTTGGCAACTTGTAATGCTTCTGGTGATGAAAGATTGCCTTTAGTTTTTATccatagtaaataaaaataccacATGCATTAAaaggaattgaaaaaaaaatctctctcTATTTGGTATTATTGGGACTCTAAATAAAGCTTGGATGCAAagaagtatatttaaatattattttgaaagattaaatttcaaaatatttagaGAAAATcagcatatttttttactaataaataatactagaTGTCATGAATTTAAGAATATCAATAGTCTTTCAAATGTTAAGATTCATTTTTTACCAccaaatataacattatttttttaaccattAGATCAAagtattatttgtaatttaaaagtacaatattacaaattgctatgttaaaaatacttaaaatcaTATTCAAgcttacaatttttatgaagAGGGAGACCCCATTCCACCTccaattgatatttttgattcaatcaatttaattgctaatgcctaaaaaaaagtatctaaaaaaacaattcttaACAGTTGGGCTAAAGCTGGAATCctttccaataataatatggAAGATTCTGAAGGTTCAAACAATTCTGATTATGGAGAAAATAATATTGGACATGAATTACAATCATTAATTGAAGAGTTAGGATTCATAGATCCTTTAGCTGTGATgactatattaatattgataataaagtaTCTGCTGAAAAGGAATTATCATTACAAGAAATTGTTGATGTTGTAAAGGAAGCAAATGAAAGGGAAATTGAGGAGGAAGAGAAGCAAGATGAAATCTCTACAATAGTTGCATTAAATAGCAttgaaaaatgtaattaaatatattcaacaaaaagaTTTAGAGATTGGtaatttagaaatgaaaaatttaattaaattgaaaaaaggatctttttcaataatataaatgaaaaaaggcAAAGTAAactaaatgaatattttgattttaatgtaTAACAGAtagttcttttataataattttaaaattttggatgTCTTGATATATCGGATATTTTTACTGGAGtactttttttgcatatatttatgtattatcATGTGATGCAGCATGTGGTCGTCGAGAAACGGCTAAGCCaccaatcaaaaaaaatttttgttagatTCTCTGATTCTATTGCGCCGTAAAACTGAAGAGAAATTGCTATAATGGTGAACGGAAGGTAATAGAATACGTATTATCTCTccattaaacaaaataaaatgagTTTAAAATATAACAGTCCTCACACTAGTAATATAACAAATTCTGgcacgaaaaagaaaaaaattagtagCAACGatagtaatagtaataataacgCAACAAACGCGACTGTCGcaactaatattattagtagTAATACGTCGTCAACACCACCACAACTTCCACCTCCGGCACCTACGACGATAACTTCAAAAACGCCGCCTCCACTACCTCAATTATCAGAAGAACaaaaagttgaaattaaagaagcttttgaattatttgatacCGACAAAGATGATGCTTTAGATATTCACGGTTTGAAATTTGCCATGAAAGCTCTTGGCTTTGACGAGAAAAAACCTGAATTGTTGAGAATTCTTCGACAACatgataaaaatgaagaagGTGTAATAGCATTTGAGGATTTCTTTAAAGTTAGTAAGTATTtgactttacttttttttggtttataagAAACTATATCTAAATGAAATTTAGTGGCAGAACGAGTTGTAAATAGATCACCTATAGAAGAAATTCATAGAGCCTTTCAACtttttgatgatgataatactgGAAAAATATCGCTTCATAATCTGAAACGAGTT harbors:
- a CDS encoding Calcium-binding component of the spindle pole body (SPB) half-bridge variant 2; this translates as MSLKYNSPHTSNITNSGTKKKKISSNDSNSNNNATNATVATNIISSNTSSTPPQLPPPAPTTITSKTPPPLPQLSEEQKVEIKEAFELFDTDKDDALDIHGLKFAMKALGFDEKKPELLRILRQHDKNEEGVIAFEDFFKVMAERVVNRSPIEEIHRAFQLFDDDNTGKISLHNLKRVAKELGENLDEDELQAMIDEFDLDEDGESILFYLLMNLHCFKVYISFTNFIT
- a CDS encoding Calcium-binding component of the spindle pole body (SPB) half-bridge codes for the protein MSLKYNSPHTSNITNSGTKKKKISSNDSNSNNNATNATVATNIISSNTSSTPPQLPPPAPTTITSKTPPPLPQLSEEQKVEIKEAFELFDTDKDDALDIHGLKFAMKALGFDEKKPELLRILRQHDKNEEGVIAFEDFFKVMAERVVNRSPIEEIHRAFQLFDDDNTGKISLHNLKRVAKELGENLDEDELQAMIDEFDLDEDGEINEEEFVKIMTEDT